One window from the genome of Amycolatopsis sp. NBC_01480 encodes:
- a CDS encoding glutaredoxin family protein yields the protein MKPVVYGASWCPDVKRSRALLDAEGVEYDYVDVEADAAAEALVRELQGGPRRIPTIVFGDGTHLVEPSDDELSARLPR from the coding sequence ATGAAGCCGGTGGTCTACGGCGCGAGCTGGTGCCCGGACGTCAAGCGCAGCCGCGCGCTGCTCGACGCGGAAGGCGTGGAGTACGACTACGTCGACGTCGAGGCGGACGCCGCGGCCGAGGCGCTGGTCCGCGAGCTGCAGGGCGGCCCGCGCCGCATCCCGACCATCGTCTTCGGCGACGGCACCCACCTCGTCGAGCCGAGTGACGACGAGCTGAGCGCGCGCCTTCCCCGATGA
- a CDS encoding ferredoxin has product MKVVIDQDRCVGAGQCVLAAPEVFDQREEDGIVVLLQENPPEELHAQVREAAQICPALAIELAD; this is encoded by the coding sequence ATGAAGGTGGTCATCGACCAGGACCGGTGCGTCGGGGCGGGGCAGTGCGTCCTGGCCGCGCCGGAGGTGTTCGACCAGCGCGAAGAGGACGGCATCGTCGTGCTGCTGCAGGAGAACCCGCCCGAGGAGCTGCACGCGCAGGTCCGCGAGGCGGCCCAGATCTGCCCGGCGCTGGCCATCGAGCTGGCCGACTGA
- a CDS encoding PDR/VanB family oxidoreductase has translation MELPVIVRQLRWEAAGVVSVELVREDGGALPEWQPGAHVELVLPTGISRQYSLCGSPDDRSSYRIGVRRDPRSRGGSEYVHAFLRPGQKVQIRGPRDNFGFTRAGEYLFIAGGIGITPILPMARRAAEWGVPWQLAYGGHTADSMAFCAELESLGPFGFHASDRTGRLPLAELLEEPRGEVYVCGPEPLLEAVEKGMAHWPAGSPHLERFKPRPRPPRPDTPVEVVCARSARTVQVPADRSILRALEDAGLPVEGSCREGVCGTCRTKVLEGVPDHRDDILSEDEQARGDVLFPCVSRALTPKLVLDV, from the coding sequence ATGGAACTCCCGGTGATCGTCCGGCAGCTGCGCTGGGAAGCCGCCGGCGTCGTGTCCGTCGAGCTGGTCCGCGAGGACGGCGGGGCGCTGCCCGAGTGGCAGCCCGGCGCGCACGTCGAGCTAGTGCTGCCGACCGGCATCAGCCGGCAGTACTCGCTGTGCGGCTCGCCGGACGACCGGTCGAGCTACCGCATCGGCGTGCGGCGCGACCCGCGCAGCCGCGGCGGTTCGGAGTACGTGCACGCGTTCCTAAGGCCCGGCCAGAAGGTGCAGATCCGGGGCCCGCGCGACAACTTCGGCTTCACCCGCGCCGGGGAGTACCTGTTCATCGCGGGCGGCATCGGGATCACGCCGATCCTGCCGATGGCGCGCCGGGCCGCCGAGTGGGGCGTGCCGTGGCAGCTGGCGTACGGCGGGCACACGGCGGACTCGATGGCCTTCTGCGCGGAGCTGGAATCATTGGGGCCCTTCGGTTTCCACGCGTCGGACCGGACCGGGCGGCTGCCGTTGGCGGAGCTGCTGGAGGAGCCGCGCGGCGAGGTCTACGTGTGCGGTCCGGAGCCACTGCTCGAAGCCGTCGAGAAGGGGATGGCGCACTGGCCGGCCGGCTCGCCGCACCTGGAGCGGTTCAAGCCGCGGCCCCGTCCGCCCCGGCCCGACACCCCGGTCGAGGTCGTGTGCGCGCGGTCCGCGCGGACCGTGCAGGTGCCCGCCGACCGCAGCATCCTGCGCGCACTGGAGGACGCCGGGCTGCCGGTCGAGGGCTCGTGCCGCGAAGGCGTCTGCGGGACCTGCCGGACGAAGGTGCTCGAAGGCGTGCCCGACCACCGCGACGACATCCTGTCCGAAGACGAGCAGGCCCGCGGCGACGTGCTGTTCCCGTGTGTTTCCCGCGCGCTGACCCCGAAGCTGGTGCTTGATGTCTGA
- a CDS encoding putative acetyltransferase yields MTPLRELPLGTRVVVRYRIEGGFTDALGPLRERDAETCTVETKRGLVVVPLDAVVAAKPVPPQPVRRR; encoded by the coding sequence ATGACGCCGCTGAGGGAACTGCCGCTCGGCACCCGCGTCGTCGTGCGCTATCGCATCGAGGGCGGCTTCACCGACGCCCTCGGCCCGTTGCGCGAGCGCGACGCCGAAACCTGCACCGTGGAGACGAAACGCGGCCTCGTGGTCGTCCCGCTGGACGCCGTCGTCGCCGCGAAGCCGGTGCCGCCGCAACCGGTGCGGCGCCGCTGA
- a CDS encoding TetR/AcrR family transcriptional regulator, translating into MSEEVEVSAPRTRNRWGEGDRLRGEILDAASRLLSELGGEDGLTIRGVARAVGIAPASIYQHFTDRSALVEGLLDYEFSRLRAEMEAAEASEDPDDVVGRVRALVHAYCQFAMDNPGHYRLMTAVGATRSSIEARPTASLPGVVDLLSAGFARCDAAGHPLRVPADRAGVIAFVGAHGRVALFHNSPRRATADTVLPFVDELVSLVFA; encoded by the coding sequence GTGTCGGAAGAGGTCGAGGTCAGCGCCCCGCGCACGCGCAACCGGTGGGGCGAGGGCGACCGGCTGCGCGGGGAAATCCTCGACGCGGCCAGTCGCCTGCTGTCCGAGCTCGGCGGTGAAGACGGCCTGACCATCCGCGGTGTCGCGCGCGCTGTCGGCATCGCGCCCGCGAGCATCTACCAGCACTTCACCGACCGGTCCGCGCTCGTCGAAGGGTTGCTGGACTACGAGTTCTCCCGGCTGCGCGCCGAAATGGAGGCCGCCGAAGCGAGCGAAGACCCGGACGACGTCGTCGGCCGGGTCCGCGCGCTGGTCCACGCCTACTGCCAGTTCGCCATGGACAACCCCGGTCACTACCGGCTGATGACGGCCGTCGGTGCCACCCGGTCTTCGATCGAGGCGCGGCCGACGGCCTCGCTGCCGGGTGTCGTCGACCTGCTGTCGGCCGGGTTCGCGCGCTGCGACGCCGCCGGGCACCCGCTGCGGGTGCCGGCCGACCGCGCCGGCGTGATCGCGTTCGTCGGCGCGCACGGCCGCGTCGCGCTGTTCCACAACTCCCCGCGGCGCGCGACGGCGGACACCGTGCTGCCGTTCGTCGACGAGCTCGTCTCGCTCGTTTTCGCCTGA
- a CDS encoding class I SAM-dependent methyltransferase, with protein sequence MTRTFEELVAEAEAVSVAGWDFSWLDGRATEQRPSWGYQGLIGERLAHVESALDIQTGGGEVLAGVPVLPPLTVATESWPPNLAKAAALLEPRGGVVVADTDEPPLPFRAGTFELVISRHPVTAWWDEIARVLRPGGTYLSQQVGPASVFELVEYFLGPQPPEVRRGRHPEDARAAAERAGLEVVDLRPEQLRTEFFDIGAVIYFLRKVIWMVPGFTVEAYRPRLRELHEQLREGPFTATTTRFLIEARKRT encoded by the coding sequence ATGACACGCACGTTCGAAGAGCTGGTGGCCGAGGCCGAGGCCGTTTCGGTGGCGGGCTGGGACTTCTCCTGGCTCGACGGGCGGGCGACCGAGCAGCGGCCGTCGTGGGGCTACCAAGGGCTTATCGGCGAACGGCTCGCGCACGTCGAGTCCGCTTTGGACATTCAGACCGGCGGCGGCGAGGTGCTGGCCGGGGTGCCGGTGCTGCCGCCACTGACCGTCGCGACCGAATCGTGGCCGCCGAACCTCGCCAAGGCCGCCGCGCTGCTGGAGCCGCGGGGCGGGGTGGTCGTCGCGGACACCGACGAGCCGCCGCTGCCGTTCCGGGCCGGCACGTTCGAGCTGGTGATCAGCCGCCATCCGGTGACGGCGTGGTGGGACGAGATCGCACGGGTCCTGCGCCCGGGCGGGACCTACCTGTCCCAGCAGGTCGGCCCGGCCAGTGTGTTCGAGCTGGTCGAGTACTTCCTCGGGCCGCAGCCGCCCGAGGTGCGCCGGGGCCGTCATCCCGAAGACGCCCGGGCGGCCGCCGAACGCGCCGGGCTCGAGGTCGTCGACCTGCGGCCCGAACAGCTGCGCACCGAATTCTTCGACATCGGCGCGGTGATCTACTTCCTGCGCAAGGTGATCTGGATGGTGCCGGGCTTCACCGTCGAGGCTTACCGGCCCCGGCTGCGCGAGCTGCACGAGCAGCTGCGCGAAGGCCCGTTCACCGCCACCACCACCCGATTCCTCATCGAGGCGCGGAAGCGGACGTGA
- a CDS encoding winged helix-turn-helix transcriptional regulator: protein MGRRSDWTGTPCPTARGADVLGEPWTLLLLRDAHAGITRFEQFREHLGIADNVLSARLARMVETGLFTRVPYRDGGRTRAEYRLTPAGADTLPILHAIAAWGDAHTSSPAASEPMRLVHTPCGHSTRPGQACDHCGAALERADLRLVETWVHHFDRPLAEPVG, encoded by the coding sequence ATGGGCCGTCGAAGCGACTGGACGGGCACGCCCTGTCCCACCGCCCGCGGCGCCGACGTGCTCGGCGAGCCGTGGACGCTGCTGCTCCTGCGCGACGCCCACGCGGGCATCACGCGATTCGAGCAGTTCCGCGAGCACCTGGGCATCGCGGACAACGTGCTTTCGGCACGGCTGGCCCGAATGGTCGAAACCGGCCTGTTCACCCGCGTGCCGTACCGCGACGGCGGCCGGACCCGCGCCGAGTACCGGCTCACCCCAGCGGGCGCCGACACCCTGCCGATCCTGCACGCGATCGCGGCCTGGGGCGACGCACACACGTCATCGCCCGCCGCCTCGGAGCCGATGCGGCTGGTGCACACGCCGTGCGGGCATTCAACGCGCCCCGGCCAGGCCTGCGACCACTGCGGTGCCGCGCTCGAACGCGCCGACCTGCGCCTGGTCGAGACCTGGGTGCACCACTTCGACCGGCCACTGGCCGAGCCGGTCGGCTGA
- a CDS encoding TetR/AcrR family transcriptional regulator C-terminal domain-containing protein yields MTTSAAPDRRADIVRVALDVLEESGLEATSLRAVAGKLGVRMNTVLWHVKTKARLRELMADTILDSIGLDGLPEDPRERVVELAHRYRAALLAHRDGGRVVAGTFTSGPGTLGTADALIGALTGLGLDDRQADWTCWTIVYFAIGLVVEEQGSAESPKLHLESPATLEPYPHLRRVQLSEANDRFDDRFTFGLDLILTSASAPR; encoded by the coding sequence GTGACGACTTCCGCAGCTCCGGACCGCCGGGCCGACATCGTGCGGGTGGCGCTCGACGTGCTCGAAGAGTCCGGGCTGGAGGCCACCAGCCTGCGCGCGGTCGCGGGCAAGCTGGGCGTGCGGATGAACACCGTGCTGTGGCACGTGAAAACGAAGGCGCGGCTGCGCGAGCTGATGGCCGACACGATCCTGGACAGCATCGGCCTCGACGGCCTGCCCGAGGACCCGCGCGAGCGCGTGGTCGAGCTGGCTCACCGTTACCGCGCGGCATTGCTGGCCCACCGCGACGGCGGACGGGTCGTCGCGGGCACGTTCACCAGCGGGCCGGGCACCCTCGGCACGGCGGACGCGCTCATCGGCGCGTTGACCGGCCTCGGCCTCGACGACCGTCAGGCCGACTGGACCTGCTGGACGATCGTCTACTTCGCGATCGGGCTGGTCGTGGAGGAGCAGGGCAGCGCGGAGTCGCCGAAGCTGCACCTGGAATCGCCGGCGACGCTGGAGCCGTACCCGCACCTCCGGCGGGTGCAGCTGAGCGAGGCCAACGACCGGTTCGACGACCGGTTCACCTTCGGCCTCGACCTGATCCTCACGTCCGCTTCCGCGCCTCGATGA
- a CDS encoding cytochrome P450, with product MSEALSDAPEFPMARGRSPFDPPPELDRRLHDEPVSRVKIWDGSEPWLFTRYEDVRAMLADARVSADTELPGYPPQTAGIRARRKRAKSFITMDEPEHGAQRRLLTGDFMVKKVERLRPRIQKIVDDLIDDMLAGPKPVDLVQAFALPVPSLVICELLGVPYEDRALFHRISKILVSRDATPAESVAALEELLAYLGGLVKKKLTDPGDDVLSKLATEQVATGAMTVEDVAAMGQLLLVAGHETTANMITLGTTALLEHPDQLDLVRDGDTALIANAVEELLRYLTIVHTGRRRVALEDMEIGGQTVRKGEGLIGASDIANRDAGAFPDPDKLDVTRKARHHVAFGYGVHQCLGQPLARVELQVVYSTLYRRIPTLKLAAPVEDLKFKHDMVVYGVHELPVTW from the coding sequence ATGTCGGAGGCCCTGTCCGACGCGCCCGAGTTCCCGATGGCGCGAGGGCGCAGCCCATTCGACCCGCCGCCGGAGCTCGACCGCCGGTTGCACGACGAACCGGTGTCCCGGGTGAAGATCTGGGACGGCAGTGAGCCGTGGCTGTTCACCCGCTACGAAGACGTCCGGGCGATGCTCGCCGACGCGCGGGTCAGCGCCGACACGGAGCTGCCCGGCTACCCGCCCCAGACGGCCGGCATCCGGGCCCGCCGCAAGCGCGCCAAGTCGTTCATCACCATGGACGAGCCGGAGCACGGCGCCCAGCGCCGGCTGCTGACCGGCGACTTCATGGTGAAGAAGGTGGAGCGGCTGCGGCCGCGCATCCAGAAGATCGTCGACGACCTGATCGACGACATGCTGGCCGGCCCGAAGCCCGTCGACCTGGTGCAGGCCTTCGCATTGCCGGTGCCGTCGCTGGTGATCTGCGAGCTGCTCGGCGTGCCGTACGAGGACCGCGCGCTCTTCCACCGGATCAGCAAGATCCTGGTCTCCCGCGACGCGACGCCGGCGGAATCGGTGGCCGCGCTGGAGGAACTGCTCGCGTACCTCGGCGGGCTGGTCAAGAAGAAGCTGACCGACCCGGGTGACGACGTGCTGAGCAAGCTCGCGACCGAGCAGGTGGCGACCGGCGCGATGACCGTCGAGGACGTCGCGGCGATGGGGCAGCTGCTCCTGGTCGCGGGGCACGAGACCACGGCCAACATGATCACGCTCGGCACCACGGCGCTGCTGGAGCACCCGGACCAGCTGGACCTGGTCCGCGACGGCGACACCGCGCTGATCGCCAACGCCGTGGAGGAGCTGCTGCGCTACCTCACCATCGTCCACACCGGACGGCGGCGCGTGGCGCTGGAGGACATGGAGATCGGCGGCCAGACGGTCCGCAAGGGCGAGGGCCTGATCGGCGCCTCGGACATCGCGAACCGCGACGCCGGCGCGTTCCCGGACCCGGACAAGCTCGACGTCACCCGTAAGGCCCGCCACCACGTGGCGTTCGGCTACGGCGTGCACCAGTGCCTGGGCCAGCCGCTGGCCCGGGTCGAGCTGCAAGTCGTGTACAGCACGCTGTACCGCCGCATTCCGACGCTGAAGCTCGCCGCGCCGGTCGAAGACCTGAAGTTCAAGCACGACATGGTCGTCTACGGGGTGCACGAGCTCCCCGTGACCTGGTGA
- a CDS encoding SDR family oxidoreductase, whose translation MQIKGSVALVTGANRGLGRRFAAQLLERGAAKVYAAARNPESIDLPGVVPIKLDITDPASVRAAAELAGDVTLLVNNAGSSTGASFLGGSVEDARLEMDTHYFGTLVMAREFAPVLERNGGGAILNVLSVLSWFTAPPVAAYSAAKAAGLQLTNGLRIELKGQGTQVTALHVGYMDTDMAAHVDGPKADPAEVAAQALDGVEKGEFEVVADEVSRRVRAGLSGGIAGQYPQLVS comes from the coding sequence ATGCAGATCAAGGGATCGGTCGCTTTGGTCACCGGGGCGAACCGCGGGCTGGGCCGCCGCTTCGCCGCGCAGCTGCTGGAACGGGGCGCCGCGAAGGTGTACGCCGCCGCGCGTAATCCGGAGTCCATCGACCTGCCGGGCGTGGTGCCGATCAAGCTCGACATCACCGACCCCGCGTCGGTGCGCGCCGCGGCCGAGCTGGCCGGCGACGTCACGCTGCTGGTCAACAACGCGGGCTCGTCCACCGGCGCGTCGTTCCTCGGCGGCTCGGTCGAGGACGCCCGCCTCGAGATGGACACCCACTACTTCGGCACCCTGGTGATGGCGCGCGAGTTCGCGCCGGTGCTCGAGCGCAACGGCGGCGGCGCGATCCTGAACGTGCTGTCGGTGCTCTCGTGGTTCACCGCGCCGCCCGTGGCCGCGTACTCCGCCGCGAAGGCCGCGGGGCTCCAGCTCACCAACGGCCTGCGCATCGAGCTCAAGGGCCAGGGCACGCAGGTCACGGCGCTGCACGTCGGTTACATGGACACCGACATGGCCGCCCACGTCGACGGTCCGAAGGCCGATCCGGCCGAGGTCGCCGCCCAGGCATTGGACGGGGTCGAGAAGGGTGAGTTCGAGGTCGTCGCGGACGAAGTGAGCCGACGCGTGCGCGCCGGTCTGTCGGGCGGCATCGCCGGACAGTACCCGCAGCTGGTGTCGTAA
- a CDS encoding DedA family protein translates to MNWSDPSAIGYPALFGGVLLGSVIPMVPTGAVVGAAAAVATTTDHLSLPLVILLAVLGAYLGDVLTFAVPRFGSEALLRWVERRQQAERLTKGREQFARRGWQLVVIGRLVPAGRIPVLLAAGTLSYPWRKFLPAGLIACVLWAVAYSLLGIISGGIFDSPLIATLLATVLVLLVTVAMTLISKLRRKPERTGGHQ, encoded by the coding sequence GTGAACTGGTCCGACCCGTCGGCGATCGGCTACCCGGCGCTGTTCGGCGGGGTCCTGCTGGGCTCGGTGATCCCGATGGTGCCGACCGGCGCGGTGGTCGGCGCCGCCGCCGCGGTCGCCACCACCACCGACCACCTCTCGCTGCCGCTGGTGATCCTGCTCGCCGTGCTCGGCGCGTACCTCGGCGACGTGCTGACGTTCGCGGTCCCCCGGTTCGGCAGCGAGGCGCTGCTGCGCTGGGTCGAACGCCGGCAGCAGGCCGAACGGCTGACCAAGGGCCGTGAGCAGTTCGCCCGCCGCGGCTGGCAGCTCGTGGTCATCGGCCGGCTGGTGCCCGCCGGGCGCATCCCGGTCCTGCTGGCCGCGGGCACGCTGAGCTACCCGTGGCGGAAGTTCCTGCCCGCGGGCCTGATCGCCTGCGTGCTGTGGGCCGTCGCCTACTCGCTGCTCGGCATCATCAGCGGCGGCATCTTCGACTCACCCCTGATCGCCACGTTGCTCGCCACCGTGCTGGTGCTGCTCGTCACCGTCGCCATGACGCTGATCAGCAAGCTGCGCCGCAAGCCGGAGCGAACTGGAGGACACCAGTGA
- a CDS encoding TetR/AcrR family transcriptional regulator, which yields MVVFAGQGDARRSMELLWRTGVAAKTAPGPKPGLSVALIVSAAIEIADADGMAALSMRAVGDRLGRTAMALYTYVPGKSELIDLMYDHVLGELREDHDLSSGWRPAVLELARELGEFHLRHSWLLQVSYARPVLGPGEFRMQQLVLRVLLATGLPPARVRWIVGALLNVVRGSVQPAAESRQAARETGLSEEDWWYSRSALLGELVPDFAERYPLVARLGEGQTPPPSGTGSYLEREAWRSLDAGVELLLDGIETAIAREV from the coding sequence GTGGTCGTGTTCGCCGGTCAGGGTGACGCTCGTCGTTCGATGGAGCTGTTGTGGCGCACGGGGGTCGCGGCCAAGACGGCCCCCGGGCCGAAGCCGGGCCTGAGCGTCGCCCTCATCGTGTCCGCCGCCATCGAGATCGCCGACGCCGACGGCATGGCCGCGCTGTCCATGCGCGCGGTCGGCGATCGGCTGGGGCGCACCGCGATGGCGCTGTACACGTACGTGCCCGGCAAGAGCGAGCTGATCGACCTGATGTACGACCACGTGCTCGGCGAGCTGCGCGAGGACCACGACCTCTCGTCCGGCTGGCGGCCCGCGGTGCTCGAGCTGGCGCGGGAGCTGGGGGAGTTCCACCTCCGGCACTCGTGGCTGCTGCAGGTGTCGTACGCGCGGCCGGTGCTGGGGCCGGGGGAGTTCCGGATGCAGCAGCTCGTGCTGCGGGTGCTGCTGGCGACGGGGCTGCCGCCCGCCCGGGTGCGCTGGATCGTCGGCGCGCTGCTGAACGTCGTGCGCGGTTCGGTCCAGCCCGCCGCCGAATCCCGCCAGGCCGCGCGCGAGACCGGACTGTCGGAAGAGGACTGGTGGTACTCGCGCTCGGCGTTGCTGGGCGAGCTGGTCCCGGACTTCGCCGAGCGGTACCCGCTGGTCGCGCGCCTCGGCGAGGGCCAGACCCCGCCGCCGTCGGGCACCGGGTCCTACCTGGAACGCGAGGCCTGGCGCAGCCTGGACGCCGGTGTGGAACTCCTGCTGGACGGCATCGAGACGGCCATCGCCCGCGAGGTCTGA
- a CDS encoding phage holin family protein translates to MTNPEPGKGRLLQGGRVVARVILVWAAVTGALRLLDLWLDGFSMQSWWQPTVCALILGLLTSVVWPLVVRIAWPIAYFTLGVGTFLLLSVATLAILQAVPGVELHSFSAAVIVTVAMSAVGAVISSLLAVDEDEIFFRRAARRRRRHNPDAGLAEQPPGVIFLQIDGLGYDTVRRAVRDGDMPTFAAWLGEGTHSLTRWHTDWSSQTGASVCGILHGSNHDILGFRWYEKDRDHVMACAHPTDAAEIERRHTNGRGLLSGDGASHGNLFSGDAEHVSLTMSSIPVLVPRTLRGRKRDRVGAGYRAYFANPVNVLRTFGVALVDVFRELSAAAKQRRAGVMPRIPRGGFYPLARPGTTVIARDVVVSAIIGDMLAGRPVVYADFLGYDEVAHHSGIERFDTLEVLRSIDQQFARLQRASRIAPRRYHIVGLSDHGQTQGQAFADRFGETMEALVGRLCGGKPVAEPGKRRQAESWQVNAALAEATTTGGLIARRLRGRVEKAEGGENRQRTTSGAPGAVTRVAPGVVAVVSGHLAMVSFTEHEGRVELETIEREYPDLLPTLVDHDGVGFMLVHSSEFGPVVLGRDGLKRLATGVVIGEDPLADYGPFADELVQRVDTFPHCADIMINSRYDPESDQSSPFERHVGSHGALGGPQQRGFIVHPREFPAPGEPVGAEAVHHVFRDWLTFLGHPEPVVVKEKSTPVPSEVVS, encoded by the coding sequence GTGACGAATCCCGAACCGGGCAAGGGACGGCTGCTTCAGGGCGGCCGCGTGGTCGCCCGCGTGATCCTGGTCTGGGCCGCGGTCACCGGCGCGCTGCGCCTGCTCGACCTGTGGCTCGACGGGTTCTCGATGCAGTCCTGGTGGCAGCCCACGGTGTGCGCGCTGATCCTCGGCCTGCTGACGTCGGTGGTCTGGCCGCTGGTGGTCCGGATCGCCTGGCCGATCGCGTACTTCACCCTCGGCGTCGGCACTTTCCTGCTGCTGAGCGTGGCGACGCTGGCGATCCTGCAGGCCGTGCCCGGCGTCGAGCTGCACAGCTTCAGCGCGGCGGTGATCGTCACGGTCGCGATGTCGGCCGTCGGCGCGGTGATCTCCAGCCTGCTCGCGGTCGACGAGGACGAGATCTTCTTCCGCCGCGCGGCCCGCCGCCGTCGCCGGCACAACCCGGACGCCGGCCTTGCCGAGCAGCCGCCCGGCGTGATCTTCCTGCAGATCGACGGCCTCGGTTACGACACCGTGCGCCGCGCCGTGCGCGACGGCGACATGCCGACATTCGCCGCCTGGCTGGGCGAGGGCACGCACTCGCTCACCCGCTGGCACACCGACTGGAGTTCGCAGACCGGCGCCAGCGTCTGCGGCATCCTGCACGGCTCGAACCACGACATCCTCGGCTTTCGTTGGTACGAAAAGGATCGCGACCACGTGATGGCGTGCGCGCACCCGACCGACGCGGCCGAGATCGAACGCCGCCACACCAACGGCCGCGGCCTGCTCTCGGGTGACGGCGCGAGCCACGGCAACCTGTTCTCCGGCGACGCCGAGCACGTCAGCCTGACCATGAGCTCGATCCCGGTGCTGGTGCCGCGCACCCTGCGCGGCCGCAAGCGCGACCGGGTCGGCGCCGGCTACCGCGCCTACTTCGCGAACCCGGTGAACGTGCTGCGGACGTTCGGCGTGGCGCTGGTCGACGTCTTCCGCGAGCTGTCCGCGGCGGCCAAGCAGCGCCGCGCCGGCGTGATGCCGCGGATCCCGCGCGGTGGCTTCTACCCGCTCGCGCGGCCGGGCACCACGGTGATCGCGCGTGACGTGGTGGTGTCCGCGATCATCGGCGACATGCTGGCCGGCCGGCCCGTGGTGTACGCCGATTTCCTGGGCTACGACGAGGTCGCGCACCACTCCGGCATCGAGCGCTTCGACACCCTGGAGGTGCTGCGCTCGATCGACCAGCAGTTCGCGCGGCTGCAACGCGCGAGCCGGATCGCGCCGCGGCGCTACCACATCGTCGGGCTTTCGGACCACGGCCAGACCCAGGGCCAGGCCTTTGCGGACCGGTTCGGCGAGACGATGGAGGCGCTGGTCGGACGGCTGTGCGGCGGCAAGCCCGTGGCCGAGCCGGGCAAGCGGCGGCAGGCCGAAAGCTGGCAGGTCAACGCGGCGCTGGCCGAGGCCACCACCACCGGCGGCCTGATCGCGCGCCGGCTGCGCGGCCGCGTCGAGAAGGCCGAAGGCGGCGAAAACCGGCAGCGCACCACCAGCGGCGCCCCCGGCGCGGTCACCCGCGTGGCGCCCGGGGTGGTCGCCGTCGTGTCCGGGCACCTGGCGATGGTGTCGTTCACCGAGCACGAGGGCCGGGTCGAGCTGGAGACCATCGAGCGCGAGTACCCGGACCTGCTGCCCACCCTGGTCGACCACGACGGCGTCGGCTTCATGCTGGTGCACAGCTCGGAGTTCGGGCCCGTGGTGCTGGGCCGCGACGGGCTCAAGCGGCTCGCCACCGGCGTCGTGATCGGCGAGGACCCGCTGGCCGACTACGGCCCGTTCGCCGACGAGCTGGTCCAGCGCGTCGACACCTTCCCGCATTGCGCGGACATCATGATCAACAGCCGGTACGACCCGGAGTCCGACCAGTCCTCGCCGTTCGAGCGGCACGTCGGCTCCCACGGCGCGCTCGGCGGCCCGCAGCAGCGCGGGTTCATCGTGCACCCGCGGGAGTTCCCGGCGCCGGGCGAGCCGGTGGGCGCCGAGGCCGTGCACCACGTGTTCCGCGACTGGCTGACCTTTCTCGGGCATCCGGAACCCGTTGTCGTGAAAGAGAAATCCACTCCCGTCCCCTCGGAGGTCGTGTCATGA
- a CDS encoding MSMEG_1061 family FMN-dependent PPOX-type flavoprotein, whose product MSDVPAHTAADDYPGIGHARLREIIGEPMRFIAEKKEPVLGEFLVRFIAHSTFFCLATTDAESNLDISPKGDPPGSVKVLDPWTLALPERPGNRLADSFENILRNPSVALLFFVPGMRETLRVNGRATVSDDPALLRQLSAGGKPALLATVVRVEEAFTQCGKALIRAHLWEGDDRGLTEALTLGGGFYNLMIAQEAAKMADALGGSVGSIREIAEADYRANLV is encoded by the coding sequence ATGTCTGACGTCCCCGCCCACACCGCCGCCGACGACTACCCGGGCATCGGCCACGCCCGGCTGCGCGAGATCATCGGCGAGCCGATGCGGTTCATCGCCGAGAAGAAAGAACCGGTGCTGGGCGAGTTCCTGGTGCGGTTCATCGCGCACAGCACGTTCTTCTGCCTCGCCACCACCGACGCGGAGTCCAATTTGGACATCAGCCCGAAGGGCGACCCGCCGGGCTCGGTGAAGGTGCTGGACCCGTGGACGCTCGCCCTGCCCGAGAGGCCGGGCAACCGGCTGGCCGACTCGTTCGAGAACATCCTGCGCAACCCGTCCGTCGCGCTGCTGTTCTTCGTGCCGGGCATGCGGGAAACCCTGCGGGTCAACGGCCGCGCCACGGTTTCCGACGACCCCGCTTTGCTGCGCCAGCTGAGCGCGGGCGGCAAACCGGCGCTGCTGGCCACCGTCGTGCGCGTCGAGGAGGCCTTCACCCAGTGCGGCAAGGCCCTGATCCGCGCCCACCTCTGGGAGGGTGACGACCGCGGCCTCACCGAAGCCCTCACCCTCGGCGGCGGCTTCTACAACCTGATGATCGCCCAGGAGGCCGCCAAGATGGCCGACGCGCTCGGCGGCTCGGTCGGCTCCATCCGGGAGATCGCCGAGGCGGACTATCGAGCCAACCTGGTCTGA